One stretch of Glycine soja cultivar W05 chromosome 7, ASM419377v2, whole genome shotgun sequence DNA includes these proteins:
- the LOC114419897 gene encoding protein CLT1, chloroplastic-like isoform X2, whose amino-acid sequence MTSLCRRIPIAGTGQLCLRCAPRTAAIGAVRYGYLPKWPTIALRLPPPAKCGGAWERSGEKKVVAPRPRSVGRFAAESGRESGNRLAEVMLAAAVTVVMGAGNRVLYKLALVPLRNYPFFLAQLATFGYVIVYFSILYIRYRAGIVTDEMLSVPKTPFLVVGLLEALGAATGMAAGAMLSGASIPILSQAFLVWQILLSYFFLGRRYKVNQLVGCSLVAIGVILTVASGSGAGHSLKEAGSNLFGRNSKTEGRFFGYVCCQFLRICIPVCLLQALFICLLLPFLSKLWGIPFGQLPNYLKDGAACFLNVGTLSRACDGAPLLPLLFVIVNMGFNISLLHLLKISSAVVSCLASTFSVPIAIYVFTLPLPYLGVASSLPTGFVAGAIILIIGLLIYAWTPSNGSSTASIT is encoded by the exons ATGACGTCACTCTGCCGGCGCATCCCCATCGCCGGAACCGGCCAACTCTGCCTCCGTTGCGCTCCGAGGACCGCTGCGATTGGCGCGGTCCGCTACGGCTACTTGCCTAAGTGGCCGACAATCGCGCTGCGACTGCCTCCGCCGGCTAAATGCGGCGGCGCGTGGGAGAGATCAGGCGAGAAGAAGGTGGTGGCGCCTCGCCCGCGCTCGGTGGGGAGATTCGCGGCGGAGAGTGGCCGGGAAAGCGGGAATCGGTTGGCGGAGGTGATGCTCGCCGCCGCTGTGACGGTGGTGATGGGCGCCGGAAACAGAGTACTGTACAAGCTCGCGTTGGTTCCGCTGAGGAACTATCCGTTCTTCCTTGCTCAGCTTGCGACTTTCGg atACGTAATTGTATACTTCTCTATTCTGTATATACGGTACCGTGCGGGCATTGTCACTGATGAGATGTTATCAGTGCCAAAAACTCCATTTCTAGTTGTTGGTCTCTTGGAGGCTCTGGGTGCTGCCACAGGAATGGCTGCAGGAG CAATGCTATCCGGAGCATCAATTCCAATTTTGTCTCAG GCTTTTCTGGTGTGGCAAATTCTCctctcatatttttttcttgggaGGCGATATAAAGTCAACCAACTAGTTGGATGCTCTCTTGTGGCAATTGGTGTAATTCTTACTGTAGCAAG TGGATCTGGTGCTGGGCATTCATTGAAGGAAGCTG GAAGTAATCTTTTTGGACGCAACTCAAAAACTGAAG GGAGGTTCTTTGGATATGTTTGTTGTCAATTCCTTCGGATCTGCATTCCAG TATGCTTACTGCAGGCACTATTCATTTGCCTTCTCCTCCCCTTCTTATCAAAATTATGGGGCATCCCCTTTGGACAACTACCAAACTATCTTAAAGATGGTGCTGCCTGCTTTCTGAATGTTGGTACTCTGTCAAGAG CATGTGATGGAGCTCCCCTGCTGCCCTTGTTGTTTGTTATTGTCAACATGGGCTTCAATATCTCATTGCTTCATCTTCTCAAGATCTCTTCGGCCGTTGTCTCTTGTCTAGCCTCCACATTTTCAG TCCCAATAGCAATCTATGTGTTCACGCTGCCATTGCCATACCTCGGTGTTGCCTCTTCTCTTCCAACAGGCTTTGTTGCAGGAGCCATCATTCTCATCATAGGATTACTCATATATGCATGGACCCCTTCAAATGGTTCCTCCACTGCATCCATCACCTAG
- the LOC114419897 gene encoding protein CLT1, chloroplastic-like isoform X1: MTSLCRRIPIAGTGQLCLRCAPRTAAIGAVRYGYLPKWPTIALRLPPPAKCGGAWERSGEKKVVAPRPRSVGRFAAESGRESGNRLAEVMLAAAVTVVMGAGNRVLYKLALVPLRNYPFFLAQLATFGYVIVYFSILYIRYRAGIVTDEMLSVPKTPFLVVGLLEALGAATGMAAGAMLSGASIPILSQAFLVWQILLSYFFLGRRYKVNQLVGCSLVAIGVILTVASGSGAGHSLKEAGIFWSLLMIVSFLFQAADTVLKEVIFLDATQKLKGGSLDMFVVNSFGSAFQALFICLLLPFLSKLWGIPFGQLPNYLKDGAACFLNVGTLSRACDGAPLLPLLFVIVNMGFNISLLHLLKISSAVVSCLASTFSVPIAIYVFTLPLPYLGVASSLPTGFVAGAIILIIGLLIYAWTPSNGSSTASIT, from the exons ATGACGTCACTCTGCCGGCGCATCCCCATCGCCGGAACCGGCCAACTCTGCCTCCGTTGCGCTCCGAGGACCGCTGCGATTGGCGCGGTCCGCTACGGCTACTTGCCTAAGTGGCCGACAATCGCGCTGCGACTGCCTCCGCCGGCTAAATGCGGCGGCGCGTGGGAGAGATCAGGCGAGAAGAAGGTGGTGGCGCCTCGCCCGCGCTCGGTGGGGAGATTCGCGGCGGAGAGTGGCCGGGAAAGCGGGAATCGGTTGGCGGAGGTGATGCTCGCCGCCGCTGTGACGGTGGTGATGGGCGCCGGAAACAGAGTACTGTACAAGCTCGCGTTGGTTCCGCTGAGGAACTATCCGTTCTTCCTTGCTCAGCTTGCGACTTTCGg atACGTAATTGTATACTTCTCTATTCTGTATATACGGTACCGTGCGGGCATTGTCACTGATGAGATGTTATCAGTGCCAAAAACTCCATTTCTAGTTGTTGGTCTCTTGGAGGCTCTGGGTGCTGCCACAGGAATGGCTGCAGGAG CAATGCTATCCGGAGCATCAATTCCAATTTTGTCTCAG GCTTTTCTGGTGTGGCAAATTCTCctctcatatttttttcttgggaGGCGATATAAAGTCAACCAACTAGTTGGATGCTCTCTTGTGGCAATTGGTGTAATTCTTACTGTAGCAAG TGGATCTGGTGCTGGGCATTCATTGAAGGAAGCTGGTATATTTTGGAGTCTTTTAATGatagtttcatttttattccAAGCAGCTGATACTGTTCTGAAG GAAGTAATCTTTTTGGACGCAACTCAAAAACTGAAG GGAGGTTCTTTGGATATGTTTGTTGTCAATTCCTTCGGATCTGCATTCCAG GCACTATTCATTTGCCTTCTCCTCCCCTTCTTATCAAAATTATGGGGCATCCCCTTTGGACAACTACCAAACTATCTTAAAGATGGTGCTGCCTGCTTTCTGAATGTTGGTACTCTGTCAAGAG CATGTGATGGAGCTCCCCTGCTGCCCTTGTTGTTTGTTATTGTCAACATGGGCTTCAATATCTCATTGCTTCATCTTCTCAAGATCTCTTCGGCCGTTGTCTCTTGTCTAGCCTCCACATTTTCAG TCCCAATAGCAATCTATGTGTTCACGCTGCCATTGCCATACCTCGGTGTTGCCTCTTCTCTTCCAACAGGCTTTGTTGCAGGAGCCATCATTCTCATCATAGGATTACTCATATATGCATGGACCCCTTCAAATGGTTCCTCCACTGCATCCATCACCTAG
- the LOC114417769 gene encoding zinc transporter 4-like produces MERKGKKPVKMSVPQFGGWEHKPAGVPTDYSMVFNQAREKKKTQMNDLTEVKRLSLGNERDALKPNHRRGHGQGHGHGHGHGHGHGHGHGLDHEDPPVMRRKMVLNYMNCFKP; encoded by the exons ATGGAACGCAAGGGG AAAAAGCCTGTTAAGATGTCCGTGCCTCAATTTGGAGGGTGGGAACACAAGCCCGCGGGAGTGCCTACTGACTACTCTATGGTGTTCAACCAAGCTCGTGAAAAAAAGAAGACTCAAATGAATGATTTGACTGAAGTCAAACGTCTAAGTCTTGGGAATGAAAGGGATGCCCTAAAACCCAATCATCGTCGTGGGCATGGTCAAGGACATGGGCATGGGCATGGGCATGGACATGGACATGGACATGGGCATGGGCTTGATCATGAAGATCCTCCCGTTATG AGGAGAAAGATGGTTCTGAATTACATGAATTGCTTTAAGCCTTGA
- the LOC114420727 gene encoding uncharacterized protein LOC114420727, translated as MESSNVKNKSSGKRKMSSEDTRSYFTWNLEMECVLADVLRDQINLGNKGDGNWKAIAYSTVAQILSKRFGVHLMADNVKNRFKLWRTWYGIVSDILSQSEFDWDSTKYMITVENQIAWNEYVKSHEEAKRFRFKVIPNWDDIVDLCAKDRATGLGVENALDADDIMSKETNEEEAIHSVTLLDFSTKMKHWRLFLVGGMCT; from the exons ATGGAATCAAGCAATGTGAAGAACAAGTCAAGTGGAAAAAGAAAGATGTCTAGTGAGGACACAAGAAGTTACTTCACATGGAACTTGGAAATGGAGTGTGTGCTAGCTGATGTGCTTAGAGATCAAATAAATTTGGGCAATAAAGGTGATGGAAATTGGAAAGCAATAGCATACAGTACTGTAGCTCAAATTTTGTCCAAGCGTTTTGGAGTTCACCTCATGGCAGATAATGTTAAGAACCGTTTTAAGCTTTGGAGAACATGGTATGGAATTGTGAGTGACATTCTTAGTCAAAGTGAATTTGACTGGGATAGCACAAAGTACATGATTACCGTTGAAAATCAAATTGCATGGAATGAATATGTAAAG tcaCATGAAGAGGCCAAACGATTTCGATTCAAAGTCATTCCTAATTGGGATGATATTGTTGACCTATGTGCAAAGGATAGAGCTACTGGACTCGGAGTAGAAAATGCATTAGATGCAGATGATATCATGAGCAAAGAAACAAATGAAGAGGAAGCAATTCATAGT GTCACTCTGCTGGATTTCTCTACCAAAATGAAGCATTGGCGTCTATTTTTAGTTGGGGGCATGTGCACTTAG